Genomic segment of Mastomys coucha isolate ucsf_1 unplaced genomic scaffold, UCSF_Mcou_1 pScaffold5, whole genome shotgun sequence:
AGGTATTCAGGGAGTGGTGTCGTCTGGGGAGTTATAAAGTTATGAGCTTGATTCTCTGATTGGGAGGGTGGAACGAGAGCTATTCCGAGTGGGGGAAGGGGACCAGCCTGCCTTCCTCTTTGGTCTGTGACCTTTTTATGGGGTATTTTTAGCTCCAGCACCTGCCTTCTTCGGGTGGAGAAGACTCTTAAAAGGGCAAGGGATTTCTAGTTCCTTAAGGGATCAACTGTCCACACTTGCttgttcactcactcactcacatctCTCTTGTGGTGCAGCCATGGCCATGCAAAAAATCTTTGCCCGAGAAATCCTGGACTCCAGGGGCAACCCCACAGTGGAGGTGGACCTGCACACAGCCAAGGGTAACACCGGCTTGCTGAATTGGTTTGCCTCAGAAAACCCTCAACCTCACCTGCTCCCTCCACAAGAGTTCTATGCCACATCCTGTCCTTCATCAGAGGTTCCCTCCCCCAgaccctcttctcttcctggctCCAAAGCTGGGGGAAGCAGGAGTTTCTCTGTATTGCTACTATTCTTGGGTCCAGGGAGGTGACCCCAGACCTTTGTGGGTGTACTCCTTCTGATCTGCAAGTTCCTCCTGCCCAGGTCGATTCCGAGCAGCTGTGCCCAGTGGAGCTTCCACAGGTATCTATGAAGCACTGGAACTACGAGATGGAGACAAATCGAGATACCTGGGGAAAGGTGAGCAAAGGCTAACCCAGCACACGGAAGGAGCCTGCATGGGCAGACTCAGGACAGGGATAGAGGACTGGAACCTAAAGCCAAGGGCCCCACGTGGGAAGAGGCCTAACTAACCCACTTAGAAATCTGAGCCCATTCTCTGGCCTCCAGGAGTGCTGAAGGCTGTGGAGCACATCAACAAGACCCTAGGTCCTGCTCTGCTGGAAAAGGCAAGTGGAGGAGCcagcttcccccttccctcctccctgtgaCCCCGTGCCTTCCCTCAGGTAGCCCCACTTCGAGGAGTATTCTCATTTATCCTTCACCCTGCTCTTTACCTGACTGATTCCTGAGAAATCTGACCTCTGCCTCTTCCAGAAACTAAGTGTTGTGGATCAAGAAAAAGTTGACAAATTTATGATAGAGCTGGACGGGACAGAGAATAAGTGTGAGTGAGGTACCAGAGGTGGGAAGGGTGTGGCGTGCAGTGAGGGTGGAAGAGAAACCACTGACAGCTGGTTGGGCTCTTTCTGTGCCACATCTTGGGGCACACCGTAGCTGGGTAGCCTTTTATTCATTCCACAGGCATTTCCTGATGCCTGGCTTCTGCCAGGCCTGGCTGCCTGGCAGTAGACACATGTGAAACTCTTGGCCCAGGGAAGAGGGGGTGAATTCCCAGAGATCCACAGGCCAGGAAAGAGAGATGAGTTAACAAAATCTTAATGTCAAGTGGTTTAGGAAGCTCCTTCCCGGGGTGACCAGAGGGAATGTTAGAGGAATTAAGCCCCAGACCTGTAAGagctctccttctttctccctgcttGCCTCCCTCTAGCCAAGTTTGGGGCCAATGCCATCCTGGGTGTGTCCCTGGCCGTTTGTAAGGCTGGAGCAGCTGAGAAAGGGGTCCCTCTCTACCGACACATCGCAGATCTTGCAGGGAATCCCGACCTCGTACTTcctgtgcctgtgagtgtggTTGTGCTGAATCTCTATGACAGCTGCCCCTCCTTAGCTAGGAGTGTTTGagcagcccccccacccccccagaaaATCTACCTTTTCAGATCCTGCCCCAATAAAGCATTTCCTGAAATGAAATCTTTCCTCTGtgctccagcccctcctcctttcccaccATCTAAAGCTAAGCCTCTGGaggcttccttccctctccagGTCCCTTCCTTCACATTCCAGGCTCAGGCCAGCTACTCAGACCCCGTTCAGTCTCCTGTCTCATTTCCTCAGTCAGATTTGAAAGCGTCTTCAGGGCAAAGATCTCAGTATATTTTTGTATCCTCTGAGACTACTTAAAACGTTGCCCTCTTAATAGTAGCCCCTTGAATTTTGTAGGGTGCAGAAAGAGCCCCAAGTGTGTAAAGTCCTGGGTGAAAGTGTGCTGTGACATGAACCAGCCTTGTCAAAGACCCCAGGGCCTCAGACCCATGGAGGAATGACAAAGCCTTCCCCCTAGGCTAAGGTTCAGGGGCTTGATgaagccttcctccttcctcgCTGACTAAGCGCAAGTGTTGAGAGTGTGTGCATAATATGTCCACCATAGCTCCTTCCCCTTTGCATGTTTACAGtctgactgactgctcttacgGAGACACCCTAAACCTGTCCCTGTGGTCCAGCTGTATACCATAAACCCCACctctttgtttatatgtatgcagTAACCCACTTCTCTGTTCACTCTTTAACACGCTGAGCTCTGTATAGTAAACACACTGAGCTTCTGGAGCACTTAGGTTTTTCCATCAGAGAGCCCACTCTGTCTATCCCCAGCTTTTCTGTCTGTGTGGCCatcctctgtcttttcttcattcccttacTGCCCCAGTCACTTCCATCCTTGGAGCCCTGCTTGGAGCCCTGCGTGGGCCAGGCAGAACTTAATAATAATGTTACCATTTATTGTTGCTAGGAAGAGTGTGTTAAGATTCTGGAGAGACCTGCTGGACTCAGACCCTGGCCTTTCCCATTTTCTAGTTGTGTAATCTAGTTGTAGGCAAGTTATTTAACCTCTATGCCTCACTTTTTTCAtctgtaaagaagaaataaagagtgTACAGTTAATAGTTAATGTTTTGAGACTGAAACAAGTCATTCATTTAGAATGCCATAAAATTATTCCTTGTCCTATTTATATTTGATTTCTCTTAGTTGTCAGAACGGTAGGGAAGTAAGCATTGTTACCATTTTGTAGAAAGAGGGAAAGGCTCTCAGGAGTACAATGATGCATCCTAGACCATTGAGCTAGGGAGCAGAGAACTTCCACCCCCAGTTTCCTCTCACCATTGTCCCCTATGCCACCCAGCTCTGAGCACCAACTTCTGTGTCCCAGGCCTTCAATGTGATCAACGGGGGCTCTCATGCTGGAAACAAGCTGGCCATGCAGGAGTTCATGATTCTGCCAGTGGGAGCCAGCTCTTTCAAGGAAGCCATGCGCATTGGTGCTGAGGTCTACCACCACCTCAAGGGGGTCATCAAGGCCAAGTATGGGAAGGACGCCACCAATGTGGGGGACGAGGGTGGCTTTGCACCCAACATCCTGGAGAACAATGAGGGTCAGTGCTGAACATCCTGGGGCGAAGATCACCTGTCCCCTgcagtgggaggaaggagaggctgTAGATAAAGGGACACTGGAGTCTCAGGTCATTTCTCGCTCCTCTCCCAGCCCTGGAGCTGCTAAAGACAGCCATTCAGGCAGCTGGTTACCCAGACAAGGTGGTAATCGGCATGGATGTGGCGGCGTCTGAATTCTATCGTAATGGGAAGTATGATCTGGACTTCAAGTCACCTGACGATCCTGCGAGGCACATCAGTGGGGAGAAGCTTGGGGAGCTGTACAAGAACTTTATCAAGAACTATCCTGGTGAGATTTCCAGGTGctttctcctgcctttgtcttctgcaGTTACCTAACATAGGTTTCAGTACATGGCTTTGTCTCAATCTTGGTCCTTTCCATCCTTAGCTCATTCATAGCCTCCATTTAACCTCTGCTACTTGTCATCCCTCTGTCAGTCCCCCCATCTCTAACCCCATCTATGCTCCCAACTCCCTACCAGTGGTCTCCATTGAAGACCCCTTTGACCAGGATGACTGGGCAACATGGACCTCATTCCTCTCTGGGGTGGACATCCAGATTGTGGGAGATGACCTTACAGTCACCAACCCCAAGAGGATTGCTCAGGCTGTCGAGAAGAAGGCCTGCAATTGCCTGCTACTGAAGGTCAACCAGATTGGCTCAGTAACGGAGTCCATCCAGGCGTGAGTGCCTCCTGACTCAGGCTCCCCACGGCCACCCGTCAGCTCCAGCTCCTGCTATGAGTGCCTCTCCTGGGCCACCTGACCTCCCCGGGCCTCTTAACCCCAAGGCTCTGACTGACCCTCGGCTTGTTTCTAAGACTTGTGCTGTTGTGGTTCTGAAGGCCATGTCCCTTCACCTTCTTCCTGTATTGTGTTCTTCTtcttgccctcttctgaccacccTAATCCAAGATCAGAAATCTCACCTACTCCCCAAAGAACTTAACTCAAtgcccaaaacaaacaagaaaattctACCTTGCCTGCCCCTGGCTTTCTTATTGAGGTGATCACATAAGGCCTCATCAAATGTCCTTCCCACACAGCTGCAAACTGGCACAGTCTAATGGATGGGGAGTGATGGTGAGCCACCGCTCTGGAGAGACGGAAGATACTTTCATTGCTGACCTTGTGGTGGGACTCTGCACAGGACAGGTACTCAAGAGTTTCCCTCTCCTGAGTATCTAACCAAGTTTCCTTGGTCACCTTGTTATCACTTGGGTCATCTAAGTTGGATACCACTGCAGCCTGCTCTTTTGGGCCCCAAACCAACCCCTCCAAATCCTTTTCCCACCTCAGATCAAGACTGGTGCCCCATGCCGTTCAGAGCGTCTGGCAAAATATAACCAGCTTATGAGGTACAGTTTGTATAGGGGCCTACACAGTGGGGAGAGGATGGCGCTCCTGGGTCAGAAGGTAGCAgctctgatttattttattttttttttgtattgtagGATTGAGGAGGCTCTTGGGGACAAAGCTGTCTTTGCTGGACGAAAGTTCCGTAATCCAAAGGCCAAATGAGAAGCTGGAGACTCCAGGATTTCACAGGACAGACAACAGGCCTTCAAGCCCTTCTCCCAGAAATAAACACTGCCAAACAAGACCATGGTGTGCTCcttagaaggaaggagggaatgaatGACAAGCTCACCAGGaaggacgggggtgggggtggttggtgggagacagggaagaaggcagagactATCATGTGACCTGCTGTAACAAGGAAGTAAGGGGTTGGAAGCTCAGTGGATGTAGAACAGAGAAtttcaccaggtggtggtggcgcacaccttcaaccccagcacttgggaggcagaggcagatggatttctcaAACACCGTATGTGAAAGGGAGCTGAAGAGGAGTCagtgggaggtggaagcagcTCCCGAGTAGGCAGCTGCGGCGGATGCAGAGGGGCCGAGGGGCCTGGTGCTCCCAGCATCTGAGGATGTGGATCAGGCTGCAGCCAGGCTGAGTGCTTCTCGAGGATTAAAGGATAATGAGATCATTTACCCCTTCAGTGGAGCTTGTGAGGATCTGAAGTATTCAAAATACTTGACATTATTAACCCACATAAGCTTTGAAACAGTCCTATCAGAcatttaccttctttttttttttttttagagacagggtttctctgtgtagccctggctgtcctggaactcactctgtaggccaggctggcctcagaaatcctcctgcctctgcctcccaagtgctgggattaaaggcgtgcgccaccaatgcccaggGACATTTACCATTCTTATCCCCCTTTTACACACCAGGAAACCAAGGCACAATGAGTTGAATATACCTTATTCAACACAGCAGAGTTAGCAACTGGTAAAGCCAGGACACAAGAAGCCTGGCTTCAGCcttaaaaataatgtatcttagctgggtgtggtggcttacatctgtaatcttaggccttgggagatggagatgggATAACAAGTGTCAAGGCAGTAAGGCCTATCTCAACATTCCAAGCTTAGGGGGCTTTAATGGCTAGGggcatttgttgctcttacaaGCAccaggcttcagttcccagcactgacctggcagctcacaactattgttaactccagttgtagggactccagtgccctcttcagagcaccacaggcaccaggcatgtacatggtgcaaatccttacatgcaggtaaaacattcatcaCATAGATCTAAAAAAAGAAACCGCACTGGCTTAGTGACGAGTGCCCAGTAGTCATGAGGCCCCAAGTTCAATCTCttagcaccacaaaaataaaaaaaagtgaaagtgtCACAGTAACAGTGCTAATGATTGGTCATCTTTAGCTTAAACAGCAATGTTATACTGTTCAATCTAATGCCAATGGAGATAATATCCAcaattcattctcattctctctttctgcctgtctctctctctctctttttaaacgtttctctgtgtagccctggctgtcctcaaactcacagagatctgcctggctttgcctccgaagtgttaggattaaaggcatgtgccaccattggcTTAGTATCCACATTTCTATGTACAAGTCAGGACACTGGGTCAGTGTTTATTCGAAGTAAAGTAACCCCAGGCCCATGGGGAAGAAAGTTCCAAGGATAATAGAGAATAATACAGATTAAAtactcacacatttacacacacacacacacacacacacacacacacacacacaccccatacatcCAAATTCCAGCAGTGATAAACACCTGCTTCTCCTCCAGCCTGAGTGGCAGCTGGCAGGGCCTCATAGTTTAGAAATGGGGTTCCAGGATGGGTCCTGATAGCAGCAGCTTTGTCCCTCCATGCCCCTGCCTTGCTGGAGGTCAAAGCAAGGTAGGTGGATGCCTAGGAGGTGGTTGGCAACTCTTCCCCACTCTGCCGCAGACGTTTCTTGGCTCTGATTTCATTCATGGCCTCTTCTATGGAGCGTGTGTCCCGCTTGTTGGCCACAGGCACTAGCAGCAGAGGGGAGAATGGGCAAgatctcagtctctgctcccctcccccaaactatgttcttccccacccccccaccgcCACCCCCACCATGGCTCACCACAGCCGTAGGTCTTATTGGCTTGCAGCATGTGGGCTGCATCTTTGGCTGCGCCTTTGCCAATAAGGTGGCTATACTTGTCCTTGTAGTCGCTGGCAGGACTCACAATGGCTGGtccctgctgagctgcctcttcctcctgcttctgagcTAGCTCCTAAGGGCACAGAGGTAGGGGACCTGTGCTCAAGGCCCTGGTCCCAGATGGCCTCTTCCAGGTGATGGTTATGGGCTCCAAGGCCTGCCAGGAACAGCTCACCTTTAGCTTCCGCTTCTCCTCAGCCTTCTGGGGGTCCCACTCCTCTCCATGACGGTAGGAGTCTAGCTCTTCATCTGAGGGTGCAAACTCCTGGAGATGAAGAGAAAGGTAGAGTCAAGGTCCAAATATATGAGGGATGCCATTCCAGAACCTCAGGTGCAGGGCCAGGCTTCTGACCTTTTTGAAGATCATGACATAGCGACAGTCATCATCTTCTCCAAAGGAGAAGGATGTGAGGCCAGCCACCTCTACCACATCGTGTCTGcaaagagaaggcaagagagtaCATGAGCCATGAGAAGTCTAGTCCCTACTGGCTCGTTCACGTGCCTCCCCAAGCCCAGAGAGACACTCACAGTATGCTCCGCTCTATCTTGTTCATAGGCTGAAACTTCTTCTTGATCTGTCCACTGTCCTGGATGAAATCAGACACCTCTTTCTCCATCTTAGGAGAAACAAAAGAGGGAGGACGTGAGATGACAGCTCCACAATCTCCTGGGGCGATGGACGGCCTTTCTACCCCTCCCACCGCTTTCCCAGCTCCCAGGCTGGGCAGGGGCTTTTAGTTCCACCATCTGGAGGCACTGTCAGTGTAACCAAGTCCTCGACCTTTCAACTCTTACTGCAAATCCTTCCAGAAGCTGCCTTTGACCTCTCCAGTTGTTCTCACCCTTTTACGAAACTCCACTTTTTGCTGTTTGTCTTGCTCTTGTAGTTTCTTCAGGCGGGCAGCCTGCTCTAGGGGCGAGAAAGGACCATATGAGGCCGGGGCTGACGCATGGATAGCGAGCTGGTCAGGTTAAAGGAAGTCTGATAACCATTGGGAAGTGCTGTGCTTGGATAGCAGGGTTACTGTTCACTCACCAAGGATCCCCTGGTGTTTACTCTGTAACACTTTGCTAAGACTCAGAGTACCAAGATGGCAGAAACAGTTTCTCCCTTCTAGAGTTCAGTGTAGTGCAAGTCACAAAGACTAGAATCACACACAGCCAACTTACCGACTCTACCAGACAACCAATTAGCATTTGCTTAATGCCCACGGTATACACTGGCTATAGGGTAATGATTTATCTTAATACCTctctatatataattattattatggaGATAGCATCTCagtatgtagtcctagctggcctggaactcattgtgtagactaggctagatTCAAAATCAGgtatctgggggctggagagatggctcagcagttaagagcactgactgctcttccgaaggtcctgagttcaaatcccagcaaccacatggtggctcacaaccatctgtatagctacagtgttcgcatatacataaaataaataaataaatctttaaaaaaaaaatcaggtatctGCCTCCTTCTGACTCTGGAGTACTCGGATCATAGGCATGCActcccacacccagcttttaacttcctatatatgtgtgtgtgtgtgtgtgtgtgtgtgtgtgtgtgtgtgtgtgtgtgtttacatacatacatacatatacacacacacatttttccccttatttatttatttatttattttgagacagagtttctctctatgtagctctcactgtcttagaactctctatgtagaccaggctagccttgaactcctagagatagatccacctctgcctcctgaatgctccAGTTACAGGCAAACTTCCTACATTTAACagcgccccctccccccacccaggcCCCAAGCTCAGGATGAAGCTAAAATGGCTCATCTGACACCTTTCTCACCCGCCCTGTTTATGTTCTGTCAATGTGACACAGGAAGTCACCCGAGAGGAAGGAACCTTACTTGAGAACACGCCTCCACGAGACtcgcctgtaggcaagtctgtggggtatCGTCTGGATTAATGATCCACCGTGGGTGGTAccagccctgggcaggtggtctagAGTGTGTAAGAAGGCAGATTAGCAAGCAGCACGCtggacttcctttgatgatggactgtgatgtgaactaaggtgaaataaaccctagccttctcaagttgcttttggtcaagctgacttttgtttttgtttgtttgtttgtttgttttggtttttcgagacagggtttctctgtagccccggctatcctggaactcactctgtagaccaggctggcctcaaactcagaaatccgcctgcctctgcctcccaagtgctgggattaaaggtgtgagtcatcACCGCCTGGCGGTCAAGctgagttttatcacagcaataaaaactctaagacagaaacTGGTAAGGGAGAATGGACGATTGTTGTGACAGGTTTGGCCATGTTGGGTTTGCTTGGGGTCTGGGGTTGGG
This window contains:
- the Eno3 gene encoding beta-enolase, producing MAMQKIFAREILDSRGNPTVEVDLHTAKGRFRAAVPSGASTGIYEALELRDGDKSRYLGKGVLKAVEHINKTLGPALLEKKLSVVDQEKVDKFMIELDGTENKSKFGANAILGVSLAVCKAGAAEKGVPLYRHIADLAGNPDLVLPVPAFNVINGGSHAGNKLAMQEFMILPVGASSFKEAMRIGAEVYHHLKGVIKAKYGKDATNVGDEGGFAPNILENNEALELLKTAIQAAGYPDKVVIGMDVAASEFYRNGKYDLDFKSPDDPARHISGEKLGELYKNFIKNYPVVSIEDPFDQDDWATWTSFLSGVDIQIVGDDLTVTNPKRIAQAVEKKACNCLLLKVNQIGSVTESIQACKLAQSNGWGVMVSHRSGETEDTFIADLVVGLCTGQIKTGAPCRSERLAKYNQLMRIEEALGDKAVFAGRKFRNPKAK
- the Spag7 gene encoding sperm-associated antigen 7, with amino-acid sequence MADLLGSILSSMEKPPSLGDQESRRKAREQAARLKKLQEQDKQQKVEFRKRMEKEVSDFIQDSGQIKKKFQPMNKIERSILHDVVEVAGLTSFSFGEDDDCRYVMIFKKEFAPSDEELDSYRHGEEWDPQKAEEKRKLKELAQKQEEEAAQQGPAIVSPASDYKDKYSHLIGKGAAKDAAHMLQANKTYGCVPVANKRDTRSIEEAMNEIRAKKRLRQSGEELPTTS